The window GAAGTTCGCGGTGGGGGAATCAAACCTTGGGCTCAAAAGGGAACTGGTCGTGCAAGACAAGGATCCATTAGAGCTCCACATTTCGTTGGTGGTGGTATCATTCATGGACCAAAACCAAGAGATTATTCCTCTAACTTGTCACGCAGCGTTAAGAAAAAGGCTGTTCTCTCCATCCTTAACAAAAAGGCAGAAGAAAACAGAATCGCGATCATAGAAGACGTAGAACCTTCTTCTTACTCCACAAAATCCATCTACAACATTTTGAAGAACATGGAAATTGCGGAGAAGGGTAACGTGGGTTTTGTGGTAGCTGGTGAAAACCAATTCCTCAAAAAATCCACTCGCAATATAGAGAACCTCAAATATGTGAACAGCAAACGAGTCGTTTGCCGAGACATCCTCTATAATAACAATTTAGTAATCTCTGAAAGCGCTTTGAAAGAGC of the Leptospira kanakyensis genome contains:
- the rplD gene encoding 50S ribosomal protein L4, whose translation is MKARKYNKEGVFVSEVELPAELFATGISLGAIYDAVKAENANNRQGTHSTKDRSEVRGGGIKPWAQKGTGRARQGSIRAPHFVGGGIIHGPKPRDYSSNLSRSVKKKAVLSILNKKAEENRIAIIEDVEPSSYSTKSIYNILKNMEIAEKGNVGFVVAGENQFLKKSTRNIENLKYVNSKRVVCRDILYNNNLVISESALKELQAQYSKKG